From the Nematostella vectensis chromosome 7, jaNemVect1.1, whole genome shotgun sequence genome, the window CTTATTTCATCTGAATGTTTTGATGTTATTGTAATATTGGACCTTAAATCAATTACCAGAAAAACACAAGAAACCCCCCCCCTCTAACTACCTTGCCGAGTtataaatattgttttattattcttgCTTCATTTCAAGTGTTGCAGTTAGcgctataaataaaaaaaaatacaatctaagaaaacagataaaaatatcataaactGAATATTATAGAAACCaggataatgttttttttttcttttacttaTTGACAAACGATAATAAGTCTGCTGACATGACAGAAAAATTACATCTCAAATAAGCTTTTTCCCATTAAATAAAGTAGGGGTTCCTTACTTGATTCCTTTGAATACTTAGCGAATAATGgcaaagaaaatatcaaattcaattttgacaaatttgatgcgacttttttcaAAGTGCGTCACTTTAAAGGGTAGCGTTATTTCTGAGTTTGTACTGACATCCATATAAAACGCGAGGACCATCAAGGAAATATAAATAACCTGAAACATTATTGAAAGTATGCAATCCGTGAAATAAGTGTTTTAAATAAGGAAAATAATTCTGGAATGCCAGAAACAGACAAGACGACGCCATTTTTACGTCGCTTCTTTAGTATCTATTCGCAGTGCATATACGCCATTGGTGCTCCGGTGCAGGAGTCAAGAACTTCAGTTTAGAATAGAAAACTTCTCTTGCCAAGTATAAAAAAGGTATGCTTGTAGTCTTGCAAGGGCGAATCCAGGGtttaaaaaaggggggtgAATTATGGTCGaatagacggcttataactgatccagttaCTGGCCACATAGGTCGCACCCATCGCATTtatcagcaaagtcaagcaggcaaaGCCTCATTGACAGTACTTTCCGTCCCTcagaaatttattttattcaaacaaagagacttttcattttttttttttttttttactcaaaaaaagtgggtggatatccacccaatccatcCCCAGTCTCCGTCCCTGTCCGGTTAGACCAACTTGTTATTactaaataaaagaaagagaaaactCGGTGGTCTGGGGGCGTAGGCTTCGTGGTATAACGGAATTAATCAACACAAGATTGAAATGGAGAAAAAAggctgaaatgtataaagGGCCCTGTGAGATTTGTATTGTTTTCTACCATCGTCGTTCTCTTTGGGTAATGGTCCTTTATGGAATTGAGCGCAAAGCAAAAAGTATTATTCTTTTCGTAGTGGTTGCGTAAGGTCCCCCTTATTCATAATCTGTAGTCTTAATGTAATCGTATTCGGTGTTCCGGTTCGAATCACAACTACTGGGATATTTTGTAATTGGGGGAGGAAGCACACATTCGTAAAAATTAGAGATAAGTAAACAGAATAAATGAACGCATGCCACCTGCATATCAAGAAATAACCGCTGCGACTTCCAAGATCGTGTCagcaaaaaaaagaatatctCAATAATAAGTTGCTTGTGTAGTTTTATGGCTGTACGAAAACGACTGCGTAAGTAGGCTTCAGTTGATTGCTAGATTGCTTAAAGCAATTTAGGCGGCTTAAATCTTTTAGTCGCGCATAAATGACAAGATCTGAAGATGGCTAACACTTCAATACAATCGCTTAACTTCGACAGACTTCTTAGCGCATTGCAATCGCGAAGTGATGCCGAGAAGTGGATAGAATGCGCCGTGTGGATTGCCCTAGAGATAACCATCTTTACAGGGAATATCCTAACGCTCAAAATAATCCTGACAAACAAAGACTTGCGGACGATTCCGAACTATCTGATCGTGTCCCTCGCGTGCTCTGACCTCGGCCTGGGGATATTTGGAGGTATCCCTACCCTAGGCGTCCTCGTGGAAGCAAAATGGCCCTTCAATGAAGCATTATGCCAACTGCAAGGCGTGTCAGCGTTAACCATGGCGTCTGCATCTGTCCTCAACCTTACCCTGATGGCAATCAACCGATACTTCAAGGTAGTAAAGACAAGGAGGTACCAAGCCTACTTCACCAAGCGCCGAACTCTCGCCTATATCGCTTTAGTTTGGCTTATGGCATTTTTAGTCGCGGCTTCCTACCTTCTGATTGGCAATAGGTACAGTTTTAACCCAGGAAAGGTATTTTGCTTCATACAGCCACAACACCATATATTCCAAATATTTATTTCGATAGTTTACATTACATTTCCTTCTGCGGTTATAGTCTACTGCTACCAAAAGGTCTACATGGTCATCAAGACCCATAACAAAGCTTTATCTGGCTGGGGAGCTCGAAGGATTGACCCTAAAGTTGGCAGAGCCGAACACTGGGCTGACCACAAGGCACGCCCGGAGCCCGGCACGCACGCCCGTGGTATCAGTGTACAAGAGATCAACATAACGCGCACTCTCTTCAGTATCGTAGTGGCGTTTCTTGTTTGTTGGACGCCTGCTTTCGTTATTGACATCATTGATGTGTATCAGTTAAGGTGGTCTCTGGGGAGACGAGCGTATGTATCATACACATTCCTGGTGGCTACAAGCAGTACAGTGAATCCTATTTTGTATGGAATCATGAATCCAGCGTTTAGAAAGGAGTATCTCAAGTGCTTGGTCTATCTGCGGATTCAAAATAACAGTGTGGTAACGACCAATACTTCACCAAGCAATCGAGATTCAAAAATTTGATTACATTTCCTTGCAGATTATGTAAGCAGCTGGGTCTGGTTAAATAAAAAACTGCACAAAATATTTTACCAAAAATTTCCTTGTACTATCAATCACGATCACTTGTCTGAAAAGAAAAGCAGTGCTTTCATTTTGTTCCTCTTGCCTTTTGATGCCTTTTTCAAGCAGGCTAAAAGGCAGGTGCTTTTATTATAccaaaacaattattttctacctaaaaacattgtgtATATGGGATTTAGGATTTATAAGGCTTCTACCACTATTACACATATGAAATAGCGGTAAGGTTGACACAACAGAGCACGGCTCCaactcaagtgtaacctcggttagtaagcactgtcactgggggtggtcactgccagagggtttattgcgtccccagtggttcttttacgtcccttcggttcaggttaatatagtgcagcttgaagagacgggacttccggtttagtgtccttatccgaggagactggaaacacgggagaataatttcaactcacttgtgacaaattcgattcaaggcaggaacccggaaaaaatccccagtttgagccaggattcgaacctgggccacagcggtgagaggccgacgcgctaacacacaggccacccgtgcttccctATAGGTAGTATAAGTATATCAGTCATAATCCGAAGAATTATATCCGTCCAATCATGGCTGTTTATTTGGTCACGTGGATGAGTTTTGAAACCACATCAAGAGTGCTCGAGTTCCAAAACTAATCAAGACACTGCAAGAACAACGCATGTTATTTGATTGCAAATATTGAGCTTTTGTTAAGTCATTGCGTTAGCATAACGGGTATAAAACactcaaaaacaacaaatctCTCGGGCTACTACCCTCGAgattcattgttttcttaccATGACCAAAGACTGGAAATCGTTTTTGATACGCTACGTAAGAGACTACAGACTGCTGCTGTCTTAAGTACCTTTGCTACATCAATAACCGAACAATCGTACATTCCCACCCGACGAGTTCCACCACTGAGAGTCCAGAAAACCCTCAGGGCATGGAAAGTTCTTAGAAAGCATGCATTTTTCTAAGAACCCCTTTAGACGAACAACAGGTCCCATCTGTGATTCTGCTGTTACGCCTTGGATCTTAGACACAAATTCCTGGCACAGAATCTGCATCAGTTTCCAAAACTGTCCTCTGTACAGCTTGACCAACACATGACCGGCAACTTCCAAGAACTCGTAGACAGCTGTTGCTGTATAATCTGCCCGAGGAGAGATATTCAAGACCCTTGCCAACCATGTCCATCCATGTGAGATACCAAGAGGGTGTGGCTGCGCAGTTCCCTTAGGGGGTGGTGATGACATGATTGCCGCATACAGGCGGACCGTCCCAGTCATACGTTTGAGGTACTTATCCTGAGCCTCGATCTGATCTCCTGAAATCTGGTACCCTAGCCCCTTGTAATAGTCAATGTCAGATGTTCCTTGCGCCTTGGGGATGTACAGGGGTACGAGAAATGGGCACTCCCTGTAGAAGTGTGCAAGAATAAGATCACCCACGTCAGGAAAAGCAGACCACACACCAATGGCAACAGCAGCAGATGGGAAAGCAGCGCTATGGTTAGATGACACTTGACCAGAACCTTGTTGGACGATCTTCTTTGCTAACATGTTTTTGCAGTACAGCTGTGGAGTGAGAAGAGGCATGGTCAGGGGTCGGTTCAGTACAGTATGTCCAATCAGTgacttgcactaagagatCATGCTTTtggtggcaaaataacagccacaaaaagcaacttgTTTAGCCCTTACAAATCAGCTGGACCCACCCTTGATTGTTTTAAGGTAATTCATCCTACATAATACCATGATCCCCTgggattcttttgttttctgaggGACAATTACTAGCCCCTTGAAAACAATAGAaggttctaaatttccctcatgTATTAATAATGAGGGAGATTCagtttctaaatttccctcatttattttataatgaggggaatttagaaaaagacaaaagaatcttttgTCTTCTAAATTTTCCTCTACATCAGTGCATGagagatattaaaaaaaggtttttgttTCCACCAGGCAACTACGTGATTAGCCCGGAAATAGGCCCTGAGCCAAGAGAGCAGAGTGTTTGATCTTGTGATACCTAAACACACTAGaatagatccatgtgggatgattTTGATTGCTGTACGCATGCGCGCTAATGACGTCAAAGAACTAAACTGTAAATATGTAGAGCAACTATGTAAATCAGCTGTTTGGTCTGAGAATTGTTCGTGAAAATGTGGTGGTCTCTAGAGGGATAAAAAGAACAATGCGTATGCAATGCCCTGATCCACTGAACCTTCTTCGCTCCAACCTAATACTACTCCTAGTTGCGAGTTTATTTCCTTGGTGACCATGGTATTCAAAGTTCAAGCATGGCATCTCGGGGAACTTAATGATTAAATGTCCCCGCAACCCTGGGGATGATTAGTTAAAGTCCTTTAGCCATCTCTCGGTTGCAAGGACAAAGTCATTTGAAAAATTAGTTTCAGAATTTTATGGTACATCAAGTACagtaaaacactttttgataaaaaaaactgttgtgACAGATATACTTTATCAGTTTTCATTACTTCACTTTTACAGTGAGGAAACAGAAAGCGGGCCAAGCTGAgcaactttgaccaatcagattcgatttgaacaccgtaaacattttgaaatttttacaAGTGATTGACCTGTGTTCCCATGGTTGACTACACGTACAAGATCAAATTACCAATGTCCGTGTTTCTCATTggctgaattttttttacaaaatgttcAAAGTTGTTCGGCATGTCCTCACTGTCAACTAAGCTCCACCATCAAAGCCTTTTAAGTGCAACAGTCTAGAAAAGGCCCTAACTCGGGGGAGGTCTTTATTGAGGGTCCACAATAGGCCCCAAAATCTTTATCCTGATTATTTTCCCAAAATCCCATGATCTCACTATAGAAAAGTCCTGCTAATCCATCCAATGTGACATTTCTATCCTGCTTGTGTTTTCCTCGAATTCCTGTAACCCGACCGCACATCCTCAAAAGACTTAATGTGTGGaccatatttttttcccttaAGCGCGTAGCTTATTTTATAGAGGCACTTATTTGAGGGAGACTTTAACGAGAACGTGtatgattggctatttttCCTGTCAATCAGCTAATTAAGGTGTCAGAAGAGCTTTCAGTCAATGGCTGAATTAGTTAACTAGGCACAATAAGGTTTAATGGGGTTAAAACCTTACCCGATGTCTATAGAATCAGAGGTCCAAAAGGACACTGTAGTGTTGAGCTTTCATCTTTGTTTGATATGTTTGGCGATTTGACAAGAATGAAATTTTTTATGATTTCACACAAGAGAAACAGCTGATACATTTCACAAGCTACAGTATCAATATATATGTGAAATGTTTGGCGTTTTGACCAGAATAAACTCAAAGAACCATAACAAAATGTATAAGTTCACACTAACATCTGCAAATTTCTTGTTTACTTGCATTACAAAGGACAGTAGTGCGTTTAGTATAACTTTTCAAACTTCGTGCGCATTTCAAAACACGCATTACGGTTATATGTTTCACGAACAAGCTGTCAATCTACATGTGATATGTGTGGCGTTCTGACCAGAATAAACTCAAAGACCCGTAACAAAATGTTTAAGTTCAACCTAACATCTGCGGATTTCTTGTTCACTCTCATTACAAAGGACAAGTAGTGTTTAGTATAACTTTTCAAACTTCGCACGCATTTCAAAACATGCATCACAATAGTTACTCGCCTGTAAACAAACTACATTTTACAAGCTTTCGATCTATGTTTGATTGTCTGGGCTTTTGGTCATAATAAACACAATGAcccatctaaaaatgtttgaGTTTACACTAACAGCTTCGGCTTTCTTGTTCACTTGCTTTACAAAGGACAGTGTTGTGTTgagtataattttttaaactttGCGCGCATTTCAAAATTCGCATCAGAGTTATTCGCCTTAAAAACAGTACAGATCTTTTAAGATCTTTTAACTCTACGGGTCTATGAGTTCATTCTGGTCGAATCACCAAACATATCATACATCGATTAAAATCGATGTAAAATCGATTAAAACCGATGTATGATATGTTTGGTGATTCGACCAGAATGAACTCATAGACCCGTAGAGTTGACTCTTCATTGTTTTTCGTCAAAAGACGAACGAAATGTGTGAAGCAGCAAGTAGATTGCAACGGTTCTCGCTGGCTATTTAACAAGCTCATCAGCGAGACCCGCATATAAATAGTCTGCTATATTCAAGCTTTAATCGAGTATAAATATTGTTGCAAAGAGTAAATAAtttgatgagtttgagttaatTTCGTATCGTGCCGGTTCACAATCGCTAAACTCACGCTTGCGAGACACTCAACGACCTTTGAGTATCTCAACTTCCTTATAACTTTTAGATTTAATCGCCAAGTATCACAAGGCAAGCATATCAAATCTTACAGTACCTGACTTTCTTGTGAATTTAACTTACTAACaacaccctaaaaatcataTAACATTAGAAGCTTTTGAGTAGAGTTTTTCATCTCCGCAGATATATGATGATTCGAAAACCTTCGCCTGTTGTTGTTGGCTGGTGGATAATGTAGCCAGGCGAAGGCTTGACAGGGGGGCTAAACAAGCTCTGAAAAGAGCTCCCTGTCAAGTTGCGCTCTTGAGCTTGTATTCTCGTATCTAGGGAGCTAAGATTTGAATTTGAGAGTCATTTTCTATGTGAGAGTTTCTTTTGTCACGAGTCGAGGCTATAGAAATTTTTATAAACGCTTAGTTTAATAGAATGAATGGTGAAGATAAttcgtttttataaaaaaaaattcatcaaAGCTTTTGTCCTAAATTTATGAAAATTTGCAAGGTTATTCCCAAAGTGTTCTTATACCCGAATCAGGTGATTGATCTCTTCCAcacgtttttgtttttggccaAATCTTTGACTACCTAACGTCAGTCAAATTTTAACCGAAATACCTGATATTCATACCCCTAAATTCACATTTGAATTTTGGTAAATTTTACATATTTTGATTGATAAGTTTTACCTTATATTACATGAATCTAGTTAATGATTGTAATTTTCTAACATAGTAAGTCTTTTGTTTTTCGAATAGGAGTGGTAGGTTTGCTGGTTTCGGCCTGATTCTCTGTAAATGATGTTTGGTAATTAATGCAAATTAGAGTTAAAGCGTCATTTAATTATATGCGTGATTAGGCAAATGACACTAGGTTCTGTGCGATGAACAACTAAAATATTGAAACTCACCGAGGCAAGTGGATGACTTGAGAGAGAAATGGTCTTCCCAGTGTTGGTCACAGCCCGGCCATTCAACAGCTCTTTCAGTGTCTGAATCTTTTCCAACAAATGTGACGGGGATGTGTCTGATATCGTATTAATGGGAGTGGTCACTGCTTTTTGTAATTCAAGTTTTAATTTCTTCATATCTTTCTCTTTGCTGGAAGCAAGTGGTTCTATctctttttctgttttctcaAGTAGTTTTTCAAGCCTTGTGTATTCTTTAAAGGCACTATCAGATGTGCAATCCACCAAATATTCAGGAACAGATTTGgccttttcctttttttttctagcttCAGCAGCTGCCCTCTctgcttttttcttttcttcgtCCCTTTTCCTTTCCTCCTCTTCTTGTTTCTTAGCTTCTGTCTCAGCTTTCTCTTTAATACCTTTTTGTTCAGCTTCAGCTACAGCTGTCATCCCTTTATTCAACAGCACTTTTAACATCCCTATGTATTCATCCAACAGTCTAGCTGCATTTTCTGCTGGCCTACCCATATCTACAGATGCCTTTACAGTGTTCTGTGATAGAGAAAACACTTTGCTTGATTCTTGAAGGAAAGTTTTTGTAGTCTCTGGTAGATAGTCAGCATATTTACATTGCTTCACAGCCTCGTCAAGTTTTTGCACCAAAGCATGTATCTCATGATGTTTTGAGCACAGTTGCACAAGTTCTTGTCTATTTCTCTCTTCCTCTGCAATCAAACGCTGTCTCTCTTCCACCTCACGCATCTTTCTCTCTGCCCTTGCCGCATACTCTCTGTGTTCTATCTCAACCTCCCTCTGCTTATTTCTCACTTGCAATGTTTTGTTTCGCTCATCTTCCTGCAAAGCCTGGACATCTTCGAGAATCTTGTTCCTTAGTTCTTCCTGCTGTTTTTGCAAATTCAACCTTTTATCTTCCTTAAGCTTCTCTTCGTGGTATTTGTACATTAACGCACGCTTCTTTGCCCGTTCGTTGACCTCCTCTGCCTTCTCTTTTTCACGACTACGCAAAAGAACATGCGATACATCCGGTGTTTTCTTGTAATCAGTTCTCATAGAATAATTCAAATTATACATTGTCATAGATCTGTCATTGCTAGCATTCGCTAaaaattctttctttttaggCTTCTCATTGCTTCTCGGGTGTCCCTCTGTCTTCGATGCTTCCTTGACTGtcggtgatgacgatgacgatgtaGCATTCTGAAATTTCTGTAGAACATTCTCGTATTCTATCCCTATTATTAGTGGTGTTGTGCAAGGTTCAATCAACTCTTGCTTTGTAGGCTGTAAATCATAGTTCAACTTCCCTTTGCTGGATTGCTTCAGCCCCTGAAGAACATCCATTCTTCAAAAATAGGAAGGAAACAAAAAATGGCGATTTCTGTTGAGACTCACTCGTTCGCCGCCATTTTGAGAAAGAATGAGCCCGCAACCCTTTGACTAGCGGACAATATTTACCACAGGAAgtcaatacaccaaaaacttctctgaagaagtcttattaaagacgaaaatttggcagagtcgaattccagtttttggtgtattgttttcattgttctggtacgagatcacgacagtttgggctttttgattctaccACAGGAAGTCGATGCATCAGAGTCTTTTCATCCTCGGAGACCCAGGGGTGTTTTGCTCTAACGTTTCACTCGCGATTGAAATGTTAGAggaaaatacccctgggtttccgaggatggaGTCTTTTGTGAGCAAGTTTGTATTATATATCTTTTCGGGATGAATAACGATAATGATGAGAGTAACTAAGTATAAACAAGATACCAAGAGAACGCGCACTTTCTCTTTTTAGATTACCCATTACATCATGCATAAATAAGATATGATGATATCCGTGTAAAAGAAATGGCATACGGGGATTTTTGGAGTACGTGCGGTACTTGGACTTTATTGCGTTGCCAAAAACCTACCCGTTcacatttattattatttcaatacaagttttattaaaatcacaAATCTATTCAATATTTCGACACTTTAGAATCAGTActtcctcggtagtatagtggtgagtatccccgcctgtcacgcgggagaccggggttcgattccccgccggggagaggaaggactttttttttcttttttttccccttttctTTTAGCAACCCACACACCTGTCTACTCGCCTAATTGAATAATCGTCGAATCTTCAATTTTTATTCATGTGTTCCAACTCTTATCAAATCCTTTAACTACGTGGTTCACAAAAGTCTGACATTTCGGTTTCGGTGTCCGGGTTTCTGTGACCACCTAGTATTTACTTAGTGtaccagtagcggatctagggggagggttaaGGGGgcttaacccccc encodes:
- the LOC5508222 gene encoding muscarinic acetylcholine receptor M4; the protein is MANTSIQSLNFDRLLSALQSRSDAEKWIECAVWIALEITIFTGNILTLKIILTNKDLRTIPNYLIVSLACSDLGLGIFGGIPTLGVLVEAKWPFNEALCQLQGVSALTMASASVLNLTLMAINRYFKVVKTRRYQAYFTKRRTLAYIALVWLMAFLVAASYLLIGNRYSFNPGKVFCFIQPQHHIFQIFISIVYITFPSAVIVYCYQKVYMVIKTHNKALSGWGARRIDPKVGRAEHWADHKARPEPGTHARGISVQEINITRTLFSIVVAFLVCWTPAFVIDIIDVYQLRWSLGRRAYVSYTFLVATSSTVNPILYGIMNPAFRKEYLKCLVYLRIQNNSVVTTNTSPSNRDSKI
- the LOC5508204 gene encoding mRNA export factor GLE1, encoding MDVLQGLKQSSKGKLNYDLQPTKQELIEPCTTPLIIGIEYENVLQKFQNATSSSSSPTVKEASKTEGHPRSNEKPKKKEFLANASNDRSMTMYNLNYSMRTDYKKTPDVSHVLLRSREKEKAEEVNERAKKRALMYKYHEEKLKEDKRLNLQKQQEELRNKILEDVQALQEDERNKTLQVRNKQREVEIEHREYAARAERKMREVEERQRLIAEEERNRQELVQLCSKHHEIHALVQKLDEAVKQCKYADYLPETTKTFLQESSKVFSLSQNTVKASVDMGRPAENAARLLDEYIGMLKVLLNKGMTAVAEAEQKGIKEKAETEAKKQEEEERKRDEEKKKAERAAAEARKKKEKAKSVPEYLVDCTSDSAFKEYTRLEKLLEKTEKEIEPLASSKEKDMKKLKLELQKAVTTPINTISDTSPSHLLEKIQTLKELLNGRAVTNTGKTISLSSHPLASLYCKNMLAKKIVQQGSGQVSSNHSAAFPSAAVAIGVWSAFPDVGDLILAHFYRECPFLVPLYIPKAQGTSDIDYYKGLGYQISGDQIEAQDKYLKRMTGTVRLYAAIMSSPPPKGTAQPHPLGISHGWTWLARVLNISPRADYTATAVYEFLEVAGHVLVKLYRGQFWKLMQILCQEFVSKIQGVTAESQMGPVVRLKGFLEKCMLSKNFPCPEGFLDSQWWNSSGGNVRLFGY